One window of Paenibacillus albicereus genomic DNA carries:
- a CDS encoding peptide-methionine (S)-S-oxide reductase MsrA: MPDQEAGWRTAAFSMGCFWSPEALFGAREGVLATQTGYAGGAAEAPTYREMGDHSETVLVRYDAAVVSYGELLRLFREHHDPANTNGYKGRQYQSILHWTEPEQLEAIEAWLEERRLAGLPEPDTEIRELGPFFPAEERHQKYYLKRYPDAWEKLLGLFPSHAEAESSRLACRLNGLAKGFANRSALLDELERWTGEAPERRRELAAAVRSIRW, translated from the coding sequence ATGCCTGACCAGGAAGCCGGATGGCGGACGGCGGCTTTTTCGATGGGCTGCTTCTGGAGTCCGGAGGCGCTGTTCGGCGCGCGGGAAGGCGTGCTCGCCACGCAAACCGGCTACGCCGGCGGCGCCGCGGAGGCGCCGACGTACCGCGAGATGGGCGATCATTCGGAGACGGTGCTCGTCCGTTATGACGCGGCGGTTGTTTCGTACGGGGAGCTGCTGCGGCTGTTCCGGGAGCATCATGATCCGGCCAACACGAACGGTTACAAGGGGCGGCAGTACCAGTCGATACTCCATTGGACCGAGCCGGAGCAGCTCGAGGCGATCGAGGCTTGGCTGGAGGAGCGGCGCCTGGCGGGACTGCCGGAGCCGGATACGGAGATCAGGGAGCTGGGACCGTTCTTCCCTGCGGAGGAACGGCATCAGAAGTACTACCTCAAGCGCTATCCCGATGCCTGGGAAAAGCTGCTCGGCCTGTTCCCGTCCCACGCAGAGGCGGAAAGCTCCCGGCTGGCTTGCCGTCTGAACGGGCTGGCCAAGGGCTTCGCCAACCGCTCCGCGCTGCTGGACGAGCTGGAGCGGTGGACCGGCGAAGCTCCGGAGCGCCGGCGCGAGCTCGCTGCCGCCGTGCGCAGCATCCGCTGGTAG
- a CDS encoding GyrI-like domain-containing protein, translating to MAAYALEFKKSFTLTAYGFSIQSKVQDRQAMHKEKAEFWDKLKTDGRFSKLKEAAKNDREWSVNEVYRGTAWNYFAVEAGRSVPDATRIIEFPESEYIVVAGSGDKETLFDELTYRAFGEVLAQVTDYAYVGGPNATYREDSGDGTFYGEFWVPVVKR from the coding sequence ATGGCAGCTTATGCTCTGGAGTTCAAGAAATCGTTCACCTTGACCGCATATGGCTTTTCGATTCAATCCAAGGTTCAGGATCGGCAGGCAATGCACAAGGAAAAAGCCGAGTTTTGGGACAAGCTGAAGACAGACGGGCGTTTCAGCAAGCTCAAGGAAGCTGCGAAAAACGATCGCGAATGGTCGGTCAACGAGGTTTATCGCGGAACGGCATGGAATTATTTTGCGGTAGAAGCCGGCAGGTCCGTGCCGGATGCAACGCGCATCATTGAATTCCCGGAGAGCGAGTATATCGTCGTCGCAGGAAGCGGCGACAAGGAAACGCTGTTCGATGAGCTGACTTACCGCGCTTTTGGCGAGGTGCTGGCTCAGGTCACGGATTATGCTTACGTCGGCGGGCCCAATGCGACCTATCGCGAAGATAGCGGCGACGGCACGTTCTACGGGGAATTCTGGGTGCCTGTGGTGAAGAGATAG
- a CDS encoding ECF-type riboflavin transporter substrate-binding protein yields MARKASSVEQVVAVGIGAALFVVLGRFGSIPSGIPDTNIETTYVLLALFAVLYGPLAGLLTGLIGHTLKDAIFYGAPWFSWVVGSALVGLIIGLASRKIDVRDGEFGTKELIRFNLYQIVANAAAWFVAAPVLDIVIYAEPVNKVFTQGLVAGLSNIVTVAVLGSLLLAAYAKTRTPQGSLTREL; encoded by the coding sequence ATGGCTAGAAAAGCGAGCTCGGTGGAGCAAGTCGTCGCCGTCGGCATCGGCGCGGCGCTGTTCGTCGTGCTGGGAAGGTTCGGCTCGATCCCGTCCGGTATTCCGGACACGAACATCGAGACGACCTACGTGCTGCTTGCGCTGTTCGCGGTGCTGTACGGACCGCTCGCGGGCCTGTTGACCGGCCTGATCGGGCACACGCTCAAGGATGCGATCTTCTACGGAGCGCCTTGGTTCAGCTGGGTCGTCGGCTCCGCGCTTGTCGGCCTCATCATCGGCCTGGCTTCGCGCAAGATCGACGTGCGGGACGGGGAGTTCGGCACGAAGGAGCTCATCCGCTTCAACCTCTACCAGATCGTCGCCAATGCGGCCGCCTGGTTCGTGGCCGCGCCGGTGCTGGACATCGTCATCTACGCCGAGCCGGTGAACAAGGTGTTCACGCAAGGGCTCGTCGCGGGCCTGTCCAACATCGTGACGGTCGCGGTCCTCGGCTCGCTGCTCTTGGCGGCCTACGCCAAGACCCGCACCCCACAAGGCAGCCTGACGCGGGAGCTGTAA
- a CDS encoding ABC transporter ATP-binding protein: MPPAIELDGFGFQYRSQQEPTLHDLRLTIAAGEKVLIVGPSGSGKSTLAHCLNGLAPHVHPGEMTGRARVCGRELAGLGIRELSRLIGTVLQDSDGQFVGMTVGEDIAFELENRAVPQAQMKEQVRQAARAVGMEAQLGASPQTLSGGQKQRVSMAGVLVSDTPVLLFDEPLASLDPEAGRQAVERIDAIHRETGKTIVIVEHRLEEVLHRPVDRIVLIVDGRIAADLPPAELLSSPLLAEAGLREPLYVTALRHAGCAISPELHPESLERLELADIRERLLVWHGAASSDPPAAPRPPVLELEDVHFAYDGEGPAVLNGLTLRLGEGELLAVAGTNGAGKSTLARLICGFCRPTAGRILHRGRDLAGDTIQERSERIGYVMQNPNHMLSKTLLYDEVALGLRLRGVPEGEARERVLETLRICGLHPFRSWPISALSYGQKKRATIASILALGPGILLLDEPTAGQDYRHYTEMMEFVLQLKHRGTSILVITHDMHLMMEYAERTVVVEGGRVLADATPAAVLTDAELVRRASLRETSLQRLAERAGIVPPAEFVARFIRRDREARRR, translated from the coding sequence ATGCCGCCGGCCATCGAGTTGGATGGCTTCGGCTTCCAGTACCGGTCCCAGCAGGAGCCGACGCTGCATGATCTCCGTCTGACGATCGCCGCAGGCGAGAAGGTGCTGATCGTCGGCCCGTCCGGCTCGGGCAAAAGCACGCTTGCCCATTGCCTGAACGGCCTCGCGCCGCATGTGCATCCCGGCGAGATGACGGGCCGGGCGCGCGTCTGCGGCCGGGAGCTGGCGGGGCTCGGCATCCGGGAGCTGTCGAGGCTCATCGGCACGGTGCTGCAGGATTCCGACGGGCAGTTCGTCGGGATGACGGTCGGCGAGGACATCGCCTTCGAGCTGGAGAACCGCGCCGTGCCGCAGGCGCAAATGAAGGAGCAGGTGCGGCAAGCCGCGCGCGCCGTCGGCATGGAGGCGCAGCTGGGCGCGTCGCCGCAGACGCTGTCGGGCGGCCAGAAGCAGCGCGTCTCGATGGCGGGCGTGCTCGTGAGCGACACGCCGGTGCTGCTGTTCGACGAGCCGCTGGCCAGTCTCGACCCCGAGGCCGGACGGCAGGCGGTGGAGCGGATCGACGCCATCCACCGCGAGACGGGCAAGACGATCGTCATCGTCGAGCATCGGCTGGAGGAGGTGCTTCATCGCCCGGTCGACCGCATCGTCCTCATCGTCGACGGCCGGATCGCGGCCGACCTGCCGCCGGCGGAGCTGCTCAGCTCGCCGCTGCTGGCCGAGGCGGGCTTGCGCGAGCCGCTGTATGTGACCGCGCTGCGGCATGCGGGCTGCGCGATCTCGCCGGAGCTGCATCCGGAGAGCCTCGAACGGCTGGAGCTCGCGGACATTCGCGAGCGGCTGCTCGTCTGGCACGGGGCGGCATCGTCCGACCCTCCGGCGGCTCCCCGTCCGCCCGTGCTGGAGCTGGAGGACGTGCATTTCGCCTATGACGGGGAAGGTCCGGCGGTGCTGAACGGGCTGACGCTGCGGCTCGGGGAGGGCGAGCTGCTGGCCGTCGCGGGGACCAACGGTGCGGGCAAGTCGACGCTGGCGCGGCTCATCTGCGGCTTTTGCCGGCCGACCGCCGGGCGCATCCTTCACCGGGGGCGCGACCTGGCGGGCGACACGATCCAGGAGCGCTCGGAGCGGATCGGCTACGTCATGCAGAATCCGAACCATATGCTGTCCAAGACGCTGCTCTACGACGAAGTCGCGCTCGGGCTGCGTCTGCGCGGCGTGCCGGAGGGCGAGGCGCGGGAGCGCGTGCTGGAGACGCTGCGCATCTGCGGCCTCCATCCGTTCCGCAGCTGGCCGATCTCGGCGCTCAGCTACGGCCAGAAGAAGCGGGCGACGATCGCCTCCATCCTCGCGCTGGGTCCCGGTATCCTGCTGCTGGACGAGCCGACGGCCGGGCAGGACTACCGCCATTACACCGAGATGATGGAGTTCGTGCTGCAGCTCAAGCATCGGGGAACAAGCATCCTCGTCATTACGCATGACATGCACCTGATGATGGAGTATGCCGAGCGGACCGTCGTCGTCGAGGGCGGACGGGTGCTGGCGGACGCGACCCCTGCGGCTGTGCTGACCGATGCGGAGCTCGTGCGCCGGGCGAGCCTGCGCGAGACGTCGCTGCAGCGGCTGGCCGAGCGCGCGGGCATCGTGCCGCCGGCGGAATTCGTCGCCCGGTTCATCCGCCGCGACCGGGAGGCGAGGCGAAGATGA
- a CDS encoding LLM class flavin-dependent oxidoreductase, producing MGKRRQLRLGAMLHGVGSSTSLWRHPDIQADASTNFKLYREWTRKAEEGRFDLVFVADGLYINEKSIPHFLDRFEPLTILSALAAASGRIGLVGTLSTSYSEPFTVARQFGSLDKISGGRAGWNIVTSPLEGSALNFGPKRHPEHDERYRIAKEHLDVVRGLWDSWEDDAFPRDKERGVYFDRSRLHELNHEGEFFSVKGPLNVSRSPQGHPVLFQAGASEVGRDYAASEADAIFAGHETLEEAAAFYADVKKRAAAFGRNPDDLLVFPGIGPIVGATEEEAERKYREAAALVSAEDALLYLGRFFEHHDFSQYELDAPFPELGELGQNSFRSTTDRIKAAAREQGLTLRQAALQAATPRPSFIGTPEQVADRMQAWFEAGAADGFMIGSSVPRALEDFIDHVVPILQARGLFRHEYEADTLRGNLGLPVPENRHAAARRARQADAPAPSGA from the coding sequence ATGGGCAAGCGCAGACAGCTGCGCCTGGGGGCGATGCTCCACGGCGTCGGCAGCAGCACGTCGCTATGGCGGCATCCCGACATCCAGGCGGATGCGAGCACGAATTTCAAGCTGTACCGGGAGTGGACGCGCAAGGCGGAGGAGGGCCGGTTCGACCTCGTGTTCGTGGCCGACGGGCTGTACATCAACGAAAAGTCGATCCCGCACTTCCTCGACCGCTTCGAGCCGCTCACGATCCTGAGCGCGCTCGCCGCCGCCAGCGGGCGGATCGGCCTCGTCGGCACGCTCTCGACGTCGTACAGCGAGCCGTTCACGGTGGCGAGGCAGTTCGGCTCGCTCGACAAGATCAGCGGCGGCCGCGCCGGCTGGAACATCGTCACCTCGCCGCTCGAGGGCTCCGCGCTCAACTTCGGCCCCAAGCGGCACCCCGAGCATGACGAGCGCTACCGCATCGCCAAGGAGCATCTGGACGTCGTGCGGGGGCTGTGGGACTCGTGGGAGGACGACGCGTTCCCGCGCGACAAGGAGCGGGGCGTCTACTTCGACCGCAGCCGGCTGCATGAGCTGAACCACGAGGGCGAGTTCTTCTCCGTCAAGGGGCCGCTGAACGTCTCCCGTTCCCCGCAGGGGCATCCGGTGCTGTTCCAGGCCGGCGCCTCCGAGGTCGGTCGGGACTACGCGGCGAGCGAGGCCGATGCGATCTTCGCCGGCCACGAGACGCTGGAGGAGGCGGCCGCTTTCTATGCGGACGTCAAGAAGCGCGCGGCCGCATTCGGCCGCAACCCGGACGATCTGCTCGTCTTCCCGGGCATCGGGCCGATCGTCGGCGCCACCGAGGAGGAGGCCGAGCGCAAGTACCGCGAGGCGGCGGCGCTCGTCTCGGCCGAGGACGCGCTGCTCTATCTGGGCCGCTTTTTCGAGCATCACGACTTCTCGCAGTACGAGCTCGACGCTCCGTTCCCGGAGCTCGGGGAGCTCGGCCAGAACAGCTTCCGCAGCACGACCGACCGCATCAAGGCGGCGGCCCGCGAGCAGGGGCTGACGCTGCGCCAGGCGGCGCTGCAGGCGGCGACGCCTCGGCCGTCGTTCATCGGCACGCCGGAGCAGGTCGCGGACCGCATGCAGGCGTGGTTCGAGGCGGGCGCGGCGGACGGGTTCATGATCGGGTCGAGCGTGCCGCGCGCGCTGGAGGACTTCATCGATCATGTCGTGCCGATCCTGCAAGCGCGAGGCTTGTTCCGCCACGAGTACGAGGCGGATACGCTGCGCGGCAACCTCGGCCTGCCGGTGCCGGAGAACCGACATGCCGCCGCCCGGCGGGCTCGGCAGGCGGATGCGCCTGCGCCGAGCGGGGCTTAG
- a CDS encoding helix-turn-helix transcriptional regulator translates to MKKTERVNLIMRYINNRAHFTIAEIQKEFKISRSTAIRDINEIQSLGFPLTTELGRGGGYHVLQNQYLPAARFTPEELKAIFISFIASKNSQLPYLHNRRSITEKLIGIASQAQQDELLELNHILLFENTNPAHPQLLELDDAAPPELNQLISLAVRDRHLRVKYELIPGWPQLLDVYLLHIFNSNAQWLVEAYEFETDEFRYLPVDMLRDSEISEQEMKCSEQEIRIKKRLRAQDANLVVKLDATGIQRFKRLHPPGIILSFTGMFQSSGIFQVQLDVSDGEALAYYADWLLFLGKGVQFERIPDELRLILEERLTSLREL, encoded by the coding sequence ATGAAGAAAACAGAGCGAGTCAATTTAATTATGCGATACATTAACAACCGCGCGCACTTTACGATCGCCGAGATTCAAAAGGAATTCAAGATTTCCCGCTCGACTGCGATCCGCGACATCAACGAGATTCAGTCGCTCGGCTTTCCGCTGACGACCGAGCTGGGACGCGGCGGCGGGTATCATGTGCTGCAAAACCAGTACCTGCCGGCCGCCCGGTTCACGCCGGAGGAGCTGAAGGCGATCTTCATCAGCTTCATCGCTTCAAAAAATTCGCAGCTCCCCTATCTCCACAATCGCCGCTCCATCACGGAAAAGCTCATCGGGATCGCGTCGCAAGCCCAGCAAGACGAGCTGCTCGAGCTCAACCATATCCTGCTGTTTGAAAATACGAATCCGGCCCATCCGCAGCTGCTGGAGCTCGACGATGCGGCGCCCCCGGAGCTGAACCAGCTCATTTCGCTTGCCGTGCGGGACCGGCATCTGCGCGTGAAGTATGAGCTGATCCCCGGCTGGCCGCAGCTGCTGGACGTTTATTTGCTGCATATCTTCAACTCAAACGCGCAGTGGCTGGTCGAGGCCTACGAGTTCGAAACGGACGAATTCCGTTACTTGCCTGTCGACATGCTGAGGGATTCCGAGATTTCCGAGCAAGAGATGAAGTGCTCCGAGCAAGAAATCCGAATCAAGAAGCGCCTTCGCGCGCAGGATGCCAATCTGGTCGTAAAGCTGGATGCGACCGGAATCCAGCGCTTCAAGCGCCTGCATCCGCCGGGAATCATCCTGTCCTTCACCGGGATGTTCCAATCGAGCGGAATCTTCCAGGTCCAGCTGGACGTCAGCGATGGGGAAGCACTGGCGTACTATGCCGATTGGCTGTTGTTCCTAGGGAAGGGGGTTCAGTTCGAGCGGATTCCGGACGAGCTGCGCTTGATCTTGGAAGAGCGTCTGACGAGCCTGAGGGAGCTCTGA
- a CDS encoding energy-coupling factor transporter transmembrane component T family protein, which produces MKAKLIAYTGQDSPIHRLSGAAKLVVFAIWSVTAMMTYDTRVLLALLVLGLIAFRVSRVRFREFSFVLTLILAFFLMNHAAIFLFSPLEGVRIYGTRHDLLHLAGRWWVTEEQLFYQLNVALKYLAVIPMALLFILTTDPGEFASSLNRVGVSYRIACSVSIAMRYIPDIQRDFQNIRFAAQARGLDISRKEKLAKRARHMAGILLPLILTSVQRIETVSAAMELRGFGQGPKRTWYSARPLRAADIAAIAFVVLLAGVSLWLTFADGSRFYNPFA; this is translated from the coding sequence ATGAAGGCCAAGCTGATCGCCTATACCGGGCAAGACTCGCCGATCCACCGGCTGTCGGGCGCGGCCAAGCTGGTCGTTTTCGCCATCTGGTCCGTCACCGCCATGATGACCTACGATACCCGGGTGCTGCTCGCGCTGCTCGTGCTCGGCCTGATCGCGTTCCGCGTCTCGCGCGTCCGCTTCCGGGAGTTCTCGTTCGTGCTGACGCTCATCCTGGCCTTCTTCCTGATGAACCATGCCGCGATCTTCCTGTTCTCGCCGCTGGAAGGCGTCCGGATCTACGGCACGCGGCATGACCTGCTGCATCTGGCGGGGCGCTGGTGGGTGACGGAGGAGCAGCTGTTCTACCAGCTCAACGTGGCGCTCAAGTACCTGGCCGTCATTCCGATGGCGCTGCTGTTCATCCTGACGACCGATCCCGGCGAGTTCGCCTCGTCGCTGAACCGGGTCGGCGTCAGCTACCGGATCGCCTGCTCGGTGTCGATCGCGATGCGCTACATCCCGGACATCCAGCGCGACTTCCAGAACATCCGCTTCGCGGCGCAGGCGCGCGGCCTCGACATCTCCCGCAAGGAGAAGCTGGCCAAACGAGCGCGCCACATGGCCGGCATCCTGCTGCCGCTCATCCTGACGAGCGTGCAGCGGATCGAGACGGTCAGCGCCGCGATGGAGCTGCGCGGCTTCGGCCAAGGGCCGAAGCGCACCTGGTACAGCGCCAGGCCGCTGCGCGCCGCCGACATCGCGGCAATCGCGTTCGTGGTCCTGCTCGCAGGCGTGTCGCTCTGGCTGACGTTCGCGGACGGCTCGCGCTTTTACAATCCGTTCGCGTGA
- a CDS encoding transcriptional regulator: MADFKQAYTAWLEEEVQREENVRRKERLAAGLGHGTEEFLRRAWFPAIGGFQHLHPEWEVRDMGGGCRYIDLAYLPPAGGRSAFEIQGYGPHARDLDVRRFKDLSWRHSYLSIDSWMVLPVAYPSIQEEPKRCQQLVLAFVGKFVAMSVSRKLNWQEAEILRYAYRQMVPFSAIELSEHLMASESHTRKLLGKMVDGGYLSIVSGKMRYRLYGLSERSLAEGLATSQIVSRPKSGGQEF; encoded by the coding sequence ATGGCAGACTTCAAGCAAGCGTACACGGCATGGCTGGAGGAGGAGGTACAGCGGGAGGAGAATGTCCGGCGCAAGGAACGGCTGGCAGCAGGACTTGGACATGGCACGGAAGAATTTCTGCGAAGAGCATGGTTCCCGGCCATCGGAGGGTTCCAGCACCTGCATCCGGAGTGGGAAGTCCGCGACATGGGTGGAGGCTGCCGATACATTGACCTGGCATACCTGCCCCCGGCCGGCGGAAGAAGCGCGTTCGAAATCCAGGGGTACGGTCCTCACGCCCGGGATCTGGATGTGCGCCGCTTCAAGGACTTGAGCTGGAGGCATAGCTATCTATCGATAGACAGCTGGATGGTCCTTCCGGTCGCCTATCCGTCGATCCAGGAGGAGCCGAAGCGCTGCCAGCAGCTGGTGCTCGCCTTTGTCGGCAAATTTGTTGCAATGAGCGTATCTCGGAAGCTGAACTGGCAAGAGGCCGAGATTCTCCGGTATGCGTATCGGCAGATGGTTCCTTTTTCAGCTATAGAGCTGTCCGAACATCTTATGGCATCCGAATCTCATACACGAAAGCTGCTGGGAAAGATGGTCGATGGGGGCTACCTGAGCATCGTCAGCGGAAAGATGCGCTATCGGTTGTATGGCCTGTCGGAACGCTCCCTTGCCGAAGGGCTGGCGACGAGTCAAATCGTTAGCAGGCCAAAATCGGGAGGCCAGGAATTTTAA